The following coding sequences are from one Gossypium hirsutum isolate 1008001.06 chromosome A12, Gossypium_hirsutum_v2.1, whole genome shotgun sequence window:
- the LOC107923867 gene encoding uncharacterized protein isoform X1 — protein MVDKSWMDAPRFSTNHLAGIERFLSFATGKSLFNGKIYCPCHCCNNRILHEPYIVGEHLRLHGIIKEYKHWIFHGESIERTSVQTDQTVRTFPSICTLSQDNEADLRDLITDALGINIPTLNESFDGVSSEFQNNGQEYDVNEAERTKEKAATFQDNCDISLYPGCVKFSCVSFLLRLYLFKALFGWSAKSLTCLLEFLNEAFPDGNTIPITYYEAKKKISALNLGYVKIDACPNDCMLYWGDASKKISCDVCKSSKWQSSSELDADEQVDGSCRHPKPAKVLRYFPLIPRLKRLFQSSKTSQSMRWHKEGRTKDGILRHPVDGSAWDAFDKRFPDFASDPRNVRLGLASDGFNPFRTMSTSHSTWPVLLIPYNLEPWACMKQLSMILSMVIPGEKGPGNDIDVYMQPLIKELKQLWTGVDAFDSSASESFTLRACLLWTINDFLAYANLSRWSTKGRVACPVCAEKTKSLWLRYGRKFCYMGHRRWLSAEHPFQKQSREFDGTIEYGVAPIPRSGEDILREVEGVNFIYGKARKRDKEELDEGSVELDVDEGCDLFNNFEELVAEGDEANLINQDETLWKKRSIFFDLPYWRYNLLRHNLDVMHIEKNVCDNVIGTLLNLSRGGKDNIKARKDLQDMGIQSYLHPKMRDGKEYLPQACYTLASRERDIFLSIVKNLKVPDGYASNISRCVNLKEHKLSNLKSHDCHILIQDLLPICLRGVVEKNVLSVITNLSDFFKRLCAKSLDPQEVDQLQIQVMLTLCEMEKIFPPSFFTIMIHLIIHLPMEAKLGGPVQYRWMYPIERYLMGLKASVRNRAYPEGSIAEGYIVSECLTFCSRYFSDVETIFSRPLRNDGNIQKWYIFSSGGRPIGTINTKILDMRYLTQANRYVLLHSDKLSPYRQEFLESERAVYGGIQISKCTEDKWLVEKFPRWLANRLQQDFLEQVTLNGFRSGKFMTLVATNVAATGLDINDV, from the exons ATGGTTGATAAAAGTTGGATGGATGCTCCAAGATTTAGCACTAATCACCTAGCTGGAATAGAAAGATTTCTATCATTTGCAACTGGAAAATCACTTTTTAACGGAAAAATATATTGTCCGTGCCATTGTTGCAATAATAGGATATTGCATGAACCATATATTGTGGGTGAGCATCTTCGTCTTCATGGTATAATAAAAGAATACAAGCATTGGATTTTTCATGGAGAATCCATTGAAAGAACATCGGTGCAAACCGACCAAACGGTGAGAACTTTTCCGTCAATTTGTACGTTGTCACAAGACAATGAAGCTGATTTAAGAGATCTCATAACGGATGCTCTAGGTATCAACATCCCAACTCTTAATGAGAGTTTTGATGGAGTTTCAAGCGAGTTTCAGAATAATGGTCAGGAGTATGATGTTAATGAGGCCGAAAGGACTAAGGAGAAAGCAGCTACTTTTCAAGATAATTGTGATATTTCGCTCTATCCTGGTTGTGTCAAGTTCTCATGTGTCTCATTCCTACTTCGGCTTTACCTCTTCAAAGCACTTTTTGGATGGTCAGCAAAATCTTTGACATGCTTATTAGAGTTTTTAAATGAGGCATTTCCAGATGGAAACACAATCCCGATTACATACTATGAAGCGAAGAAAAAGATTTCTGCACTAAATCTTGGGTATGTGAAGATTGATGCATGCCCGAATGATTGTATGTTATATTGGGGCGATGCTAGTAAAAAGATCAGTTGTGATGTCTGTAAAAGCTCAAAGTGGCAATCTTCTAGTGAGTTGGATGCAGATGAACAAGTTGATGGTAGTTGTCGCCATCCTAAGCCTGCCAAGGTATTACGGTACTTTCCTTTGATTCCTAGACTTAAAAGATTATTTCAATCCTCCAAGACATCACAATCCATGAGATGGCATAAAGAAGGACGAACCAAAGATGGTATCTTGAGACATCCAGTCGATGGTTCTGCCTGGGATGCATTTGATAAGAGGTTTCCTGATTTTGCATCTGATCCTCGCAATGTTAGGCTAGGTTTGGCTAGCGATGGATTCAATCCATTCCGAACAATGAGTACAAGTCATAGTACATGGCCCGTACTTCTTATTCCTTATAATTTGGAACCTTGGGCATGCATGAAACAATTATCAATGATACTCTCAATGGTTATCCCTGGTGAAAAAGGACCTGGCAACGACATTGATGTCTACATGCAGCCTTTAATTAAAGAGTTGAAGCAATTGTGGACAGGAGTTGATGCTTTTGATTCATCAGCTTCTGAATCTTTCACTTTACGGGCTTGTCTTCTTTGGACAATCAATGATTTCCTAGCTTACGCTAATCTTTCAAGGTGGAGTACAAAAGGTCGGGTTGCTTGCCCAGTATGTGCTGAAAAAACTAAATCTCTATGGCTACGATATGGTAGGAAGTTCTGTTATATGGGTCATCGTCGATGGTTATCAGCTGAACACCCATTTCAAAAACAGAGTCGTGAATTTGATGGCACTATAGAGTATGGTGTAGCTCCTATACCACGGTCCGGGGAAGATATCTTAAGAGAAGTTGAAGGTGTCAATTTCATTTATGGAAAAGCCCGAAAGAGGGATAAAGAAGAACTAGATGAAGGGTCGGTAGAACTTGATGTAGACGAGGGGTGTGATTTGTTTAACAACTTTGAAGAATTGGTGGCAGAGGGAGATGAAGCAAATCTCATAAATCAAGACGAGACTTTATGGAAGAAGAGGAGCATATTTTTCGACTTGCCTTATTGGCGTTACAATCTACTTCGACATAACTTGGATGTCATGCACATCGAGAAGAATGTATGTGACAATGTCATTGGCACCCTTCTTAATCTCTCACGAGGTGGTAAAGATAATATCAAGGCACGCAAGGACCTACAAGATATGGGCATCCAAAGTTATCTTCATCCAAAAATGAGAGACGGGAAAGAGTACCTACCGCAAGCATGTTACACTCTTGCATCAAGGGAAAGAGATATTTTTCTTTCCATTGTGAAGAACTTGAAGGTACCCGATGGTTATGCATCAAACATATCTCGATGCGTAAATTTGAAAGAGCACAAGTTGAGCAACCTTAAAAGTCATGATTGTCACATTCTCATACAAGATTTGCTTCCTATATGCTTAAGAGGAGTTGTAGAAAAGAATGTGCTAAGTGTTATTACAAATCTATCAGATTTCTTCAAGAGATTATGTGCAAAAAGTCTTGATCCACAAGAAGTTGATCAACTTCAAATACAAGTCATGTTAACACTTTGTGAAATGGAGAAAATATTTCCTCCAAGTTTCTTCACAATCATGATTCATTTGATTATTCATTTGCCGATGGAGGCTAAGCTTGGTGGACCTGTTCAATACAGGTGGATGTACCCGATCGAAAG GTATCTTATGGGATTGAAAGCTTCGGTGCGAAATAGAGCTTATCCCGAAGGTTCCATTGCTGAAGGGTACATAGTTTCAGAATGTCTTACATTTTGCTCCCGTTATTTTTCTGATGTGGAGACTATATTTTCCCGTCCTCTGAGGAATGATGGGAATATTCAAAaatggtacattttctcttctggAGGACGTCCAATTGGCACCATTAATACGAAGATATTGGATATGCGATATCTTACACAAGCAAACCGCTATGTTTTATTGCATAGCGATAAGTTATCACCATACCGTCA GGAATTTTTAGAGTCTGAGCGAGCTGTTTATGGTGGCATTCAAATTAGTAAATGCACAGAGGACAAATGGTTGGTTGAAAAGTTCCCAAGATGGCTTGCGAATAG ATTGCAGCAAGATTTCTTAGAACAA GTCACCTTAAATGGGTTTCGGTCAGGCAAGTTCATGACATTAGTGGCTACCAATGTGGCGGCAACGGGATTAGATATCAATGATGTGTAG
- the LOC107923867 gene encoding uncharacterized protein isoform X4 has product MVDKSWMDAPRFSTNHLAGIERFLSFATGKSLFNGKIYCPCHCCNNRILHEPYIVGEHLRLHGIIKEYKHWIFHGESIERTSVQTDQTVRTFPSICTLSQDNEADLRDLITDALGINIPTLNESFDGVSSEFQNNGQEYDVNEAERTKEKAATFQDNCDISLYPGCVKFSCVSFLLRLYLFKALFGWSAKSLTCLLEFLNEAFPDGNTIPITYYEAKKKISALNLGYVKIDACPNDCMLYWGDASKKISCDVCKSSKWQSSSELDADEQVDGSCRHPKPAKVLRYFPLIPRLKRLFQSSKTSQSMRWHKEGRTKDGILRHPVDGSAWDAFDKRFPDFASDPRNVRLGLASDGFNPFRTMSTSHSTWPVLLIPYNLEPWACMKQLSMILSMVIPGEKGPGNDIDVYMQPLIKELKQLWTGVDAFDSSASESFTLRACLLWTINDFLAYANLSRWSTKGRVACPVCAEKTKSLWLRYGRKFCYMGHRRWLSAEHPFQKQSREFDGTIEYGVAPIPRSGEDILREVEGVNFIYGKARKRDKEELDEGSVELDVDEGCDLFNNFEELVAEGDEANLINQDETLWKKRSIFFDLPYWRYNLLRHNLDVMHIEKNVCDNVIGTLLNLSRGGKDNIKARKDLQDMGIQSYLHPKMRDGKEYLPQACYTLASRERDIFLSIVKNLKVPDGYASNISRCVNLKEHKLSNLKSHDCHILIQDLLPICLRGVVEKNVLSVITNLSDFFKRLCAKSLDPQEVDQLQIQVMLTLCEMEKIFPPSFFTIMIHLIIHLPMEAKLGGPVQYRWMYPIERYLMGLKASVRNRAYPEGSIAEGYIVSECLTFCSRYFSDVETIFSRPLRNDGNIQKWYIFSSGGRPIGTINTKILDMRYLTQANRYVLLHSDKLSPYRQEFLESERAVYGGIQISKCTEDKWLVEKFPRWLANRSP; this is encoded by the exons ATGGTTGATAAAAGTTGGATGGATGCTCCAAGATTTAGCACTAATCACCTAGCTGGAATAGAAAGATTTCTATCATTTGCAACTGGAAAATCACTTTTTAACGGAAAAATATATTGTCCGTGCCATTGTTGCAATAATAGGATATTGCATGAACCATATATTGTGGGTGAGCATCTTCGTCTTCATGGTATAATAAAAGAATACAAGCATTGGATTTTTCATGGAGAATCCATTGAAAGAACATCGGTGCAAACCGACCAAACGGTGAGAACTTTTCCGTCAATTTGTACGTTGTCACAAGACAATGAAGCTGATTTAAGAGATCTCATAACGGATGCTCTAGGTATCAACATCCCAACTCTTAATGAGAGTTTTGATGGAGTTTCAAGCGAGTTTCAGAATAATGGTCAGGAGTATGATGTTAATGAGGCCGAAAGGACTAAGGAGAAAGCAGCTACTTTTCAAGATAATTGTGATATTTCGCTCTATCCTGGTTGTGTCAAGTTCTCATGTGTCTCATTCCTACTTCGGCTTTACCTCTTCAAAGCACTTTTTGGATGGTCAGCAAAATCTTTGACATGCTTATTAGAGTTTTTAAATGAGGCATTTCCAGATGGAAACACAATCCCGATTACATACTATGAAGCGAAGAAAAAGATTTCTGCACTAAATCTTGGGTATGTGAAGATTGATGCATGCCCGAATGATTGTATGTTATATTGGGGCGATGCTAGTAAAAAGATCAGTTGTGATGTCTGTAAAAGCTCAAAGTGGCAATCTTCTAGTGAGTTGGATGCAGATGAACAAGTTGATGGTAGTTGTCGCCATCCTAAGCCTGCCAAGGTATTACGGTACTTTCCTTTGATTCCTAGACTTAAAAGATTATTTCAATCCTCCAAGACATCACAATCCATGAGATGGCATAAAGAAGGACGAACCAAAGATGGTATCTTGAGACATCCAGTCGATGGTTCTGCCTGGGATGCATTTGATAAGAGGTTTCCTGATTTTGCATCTGATCCTCGCAATGTTAGGCTAGGTTTGGCTAGCGATGGATTCAATCCATTCCGAACAATGAGTACAAGTCATAGTACATGGCCCGTACTTCTTATTCCTTATAATTTGGAACCTTGGGCATGCATGAAACAATTATCAATGATACTCTCAATGGTTATCCCTGGTGAAAAAGGACCTGGCAACGACATTGATGTCTACATGCAGCCTTTAATTAAAGAGTTGAAGCAATTGTGGACAGGAGTTGATGCTTTTGATTCATCAGCTTCTGAATCTTTCACTTTACGGGCTTGTCTTCTTTGGACAATCAATGATTTCCTAGCTTACGCTAATCTTTCAAGGTGGAGTACAAAAGGTCGGGTTGCTTGCCCAGTATGTGCTGAAAAAACTAAATCTCTATGGCTACGATATGGTAGGAAGTTCTGTTATATGGGTCATCGTCGATGGTTATCAGCTGAACACCCATTTCAAAAACAGAGTCGTGAATTTGATGGCACTATAGAGTATGGTGTAGCTCCTATACCACGGTCCGGGGAAGATATCTTAAGAGAAGTTGAAGGTGTCAATTTCATTTATGGAAAAGCCCGAAAGAGGGATAAAGAAGAACTAGATGAAGGGTCGGTAGAACTTGATGTAGACGAGGGGTGTGATTTGTTTAACAACTTTGAAGAATTGGTGGCAGAGGGAGATGAAGCAAATCTCATAAATCAAGACGAGACTTTATGGAAGAAGAGGAGCATATTTTTCGACTTGCCTTATTGGCGTTACAATCTACTTCGACATAACTTGGATGTCATGCACATCGAGAAGAATGTATGTGACAATGTCATTGGCACCCTTCTTAATCTCTCACGAGGTGGTAAAGATAATATCAAGGCACGCAAGGACCTACAAGATATGGGCATCCAAAGTTATCTTCATCCAAAAATGAGAGACGGGAAAGAGTACCTACCGCAAGCATGTTACACTCTTGCATCAAGGGAAAGAGATATTTTTCTTTCCATTGTGAAGAACTTGAAGGTACCCGATGGTTATGCATCAAACATATCTCGATGCGTAAATTTGAAAGAGCACAAGTTGAGCAACCTTAAAAGTCATGATTGTCACATTCTCATACAAGATTTGCTTCCTATATGCTTAAGAGGAGTTGTAGAAAAGAATGTGCTAAGTGTTATTACAAATCTATCAGATTTCTTCAAGAGATTATGTGCAAAAAGTCTTGATCCACAAGAAGTTGATCAACTTCAAATACAAGTCATGTTAACACTTTGTGAAATGGAGAAAATATTTCCTCCAAGTTTCTTCACAATCATGATTCATTTGATTATTCATTTGCCGATGGAGGCTAAGCTTGGTGGACCTGTTCAATACAGGTGGATGTACCCGATCGAAAG GTATCTTATGGGATTGAAAGCTTCGGTGCGAAATAGAGCTTATCCCGAAGGTTCCATTGCTGAAGGGTACATAGTTTCAGAATGTCTTACATTTTGCTCCCGTTATTTTTCTGATGTGGAGACTATATTTTCCCGTCCTCTGAGGAATGATGGGAATATTCAAAaatggtacattttctcttctggAGGACGTCCAATTGGCACCATTAATACGAAGATATTGGATATGCGATATCTTACACAAGCAAACCGCTATGTTTTATTGCATAGCGATAAGTTATCACCATACCGTCA GGAATTTTTAGAGTCTGAGCGAGCTGTTTATGGTGGCATTCAAATTAGTAAATGCACAGAGGACAAATGGTTGGTTGAAAAGTTCCCAAGATGGCTTGCGAATAG GTCACCTTAA
- the LOC107923867 gene encoding uncharacterized protein isoform X2, with the protein MVDKSWMDAPRFSTNHLAGIERFLSFATGKSLFNGKIYCPCHCCNNRILHEPYIVGEHLRLHGIIKEYKHWIFHGESIERTSVQTDQTVRTFPSICTLSQDNEADLRDLITDALGINIPTLNESFDGVSSEFQNNGQEYDVNEAERTKEKAATFQDNCDISLYPGCVKFSCVSFLLRLYLFKALFGWSAKSLTCLLEFLNEAFPDGNTIPITYYEAKKKISALNLGYVKIDACPNDCMLYWGDASKKISCDVCKSSKWQSSSELDADEQVDGSCRHPKPAKVLRYFPLIPRLKRLFQSSKTSQSMRWHKEGRTKDGILRHPVDGSAWDAFDKRFPDFASDPRNVRLGLASDGFNPFRTMSTSHSTWPVLLIPYNLEPWACMKQLSMILSMVIPGEKGPGNDIDVYMQPLIKELKQLWTGVDAFDSSASESFTLRACLLWTINDFLAYANLSRWSTKGRVACPVCAEKTKSLWLRYGRKFCYMGHRRWLSAEHPFQKQSREFDGTIEYGVAPIPRSGEDILREVEGVNFIYGKARKRDKEELDEGSVELDVDEGCDLFNNFEELVAEGDEANLINQDETLWKKRSIFFDLPYWRYNLLRHNLDVMHIEKNVCDNVIGTLLNLSRGGKDNIKARKDLQDMGIQSYLHPKMRDGKEYLPQACYTLASRERDIFLSIVKNLKVPDGYASNISRCVNLKEHKLSNLKSHDCHILIQDLLPICLRGVVEKNVLSVITNLSDFFKRLCAKSLDPQEVDQLQIQVMLTLCEMEKIFPPSFFTIMIHLIIHLPMEAKLGGPVQYRWMYPIERYLMGLKASVRNRAYPEGSIAEGYIVSECLTFCSRYFSDVETIFSRPLRNDGNIQKWYIFSSGGRPIGTINTKILDMRYLTQANRYVLLHSDKLSPYRQEFLESERAVYGGIQISKCTEDKWLVEKFPRWLANRLQQDFLEQVRRLLILMIKRR; encoded by the exons ATGGTTGATAAAAGTTGGATGGATGCTCCAAGATTTAGCACTAATCACCTAGCTGGAATAGAAAGATTTCTATCATTTGCAACTGGAAAATCACTTTTTAACGGAAAAATATATTGTCCGTGCCATTGTTGCAATAATAGGATATTGCATGAACCATATATTGTGGGTGAGCATCTTCGTCTTCATGGTATAATAAAAGAATACAAGCATTGGATTTTTCATGGAGAATCCATTGAAAGAACATCGGTGCAAACCGACCAAACGGTGAGAACTTTTCCGTCAATTTGTACGTTGTCACAAGACAATGAAGCTGATTTAAGAGATCTCATAACGGATGCTCTAGGTATCAACATCCCAACTCTTAATGAGAGTTTTGATGGAGTTTCAAGCGAGTTTCAGAATAATGGTCAGGAGTATGATGTTAATGAGGCCGAAAGGACTAAGGAGAAAGCAGCTACTTTTCAAGATAATTGTGATATTTCGCTCTATCCTGGTTGTGTCAAGTTCTCATGTGTCTCATTCCTACTTCGGCTTTACCTCTTCAAAGCACTTTTTGGATGGTCAGCAAAATCTTTGACATGCTTATTAGAGTTTTTAAATGAGGCATTTCCAGATGGAAACACAATCCCGATTACATACTATGAAGCGAAGAAAAAGATTTCTGCACTAAATCTTGGGTATGTGAAGATTGATGCATGCCCGAATGATTGTATGTTATATTGGGGCGATGCTAGTAAAAAGATCAGTTGTGATGTCTGTAAAAGCTCAAAGTGGCAATCTTCTAGTGAGTTGGATGCAGATGAACAAGTTGATGGTAGTTGTCGCCATCCTAAGCCTGCCAAGGTATTACGGTACTTTCCTTTGATTCCTAGACTTAAAAGATTATTTCAATCCTCCAAGACATCACAATCCATGAGATGGCATAAAGAAGGACGAACCAAAGATGGTATCTTGAGACATCCAGTCGATGGTTCTGCCTGGGATGCATTTGATAAGAGGTTTCCTGATTTTGCATCTGATCCTCGCAATGTTAGGCTAGGTTTGGCTAGCGATGGATTCAATCCATTCCGAACAATGAGTACAAGTCATAGTACATGGCCCGTACTTCTTATTCCTTATAATTTGGAACCTTGGGCATGCATGAAACAATTATCAATGATACTCTCAATGGTTATCCCTGGTGAAAAAGGACCTGGCAACGACATTGATGTCTACATGCAGCCTTTAATTAAAGAGTTGAAGCAATTGTGGACAGGAGTTGATGCTTTTGATTCATCAGCTTCTGAATCTTTCACTTTACGGGCTTGTCTTCTTTGGACAATCAATGATTTCCTAGCTTACGCTAATCTTTCAAGGTGGAGTACAAAAGGTCGGGTTGCTTGCCCAGTATGTGCTGAAAAAACTAAATCTCTATGGCTACGATATGGTAGGAAGTTCTGTTATATGGGTCATCGTCGATGGTTATCAGCTGAACACCCATTTCAAAAACAGAGTCGTGAATTTGATGGCACTATAGAGTATGGTGTAGCTCCTATACCACGGTCCGGGGAAGATATCTTAAGAGAAGTTGAAGGTGTCAATTTCATTTATGGAAAAGCCCGAAAGAGGGATAAAGAAGAACTAGATGAAGGGTCGGTAGAACTTGATGTAGACGAGGGGTGTGATTTGTTTAACAACTTTGAAGAATTGGTGGCAGAGGGAGATGAAGCAAATCTCATAAATCAAGACGAGACTTTATGGAAGAAGAGGAGCATATTTTTCGACTTGCCTTATTGGCGTTACAATCTACTTCGACATAACTTGGATGTCATGCACATCGAGAAGAATGTATGTGACAATGTCATTGGCACCCTTCTTAATCTCTCACGAGGTGGTAAAGATAATATCAAGGCACGCAAGGACCTACAAGATATGGGCATCCAAAGTTATCTTCATCCAAAAATGAGAGACGGGAAAGAGTACCTACCGCAAGCATGTTACACTCTTGCATCAAGGGAAAGAGATATTTTTCTTTCCATTGTGAAGAACTTGAAGGTACCCGATGGTTATGCATCAAACATATCTCGATGCGTAAATTTGAAAGAGCACAAGTTGAGCAACCTTAAAAGTCATGATTGTCACATTCTCATACAAGATTTGCTTCCTATATGCTTAAGAGGAGTTGTAGAAAAGAATGTGCTAAGTGTTATTACAAATCTATCAGATTTCTTCAAGAGATTATGTGCAAAAAGTCTTGATCCACAAGAAGTTGATCAACTTCAAATACAAGTCATGTTAACACTTTGTGAAATGGAGAAAATATTTCCTCCAAGTTTCTTCACAATCATGATTCATTTGATTATTCATTTGCCGATGGAGGCTAAGCTTGGTGGACCTGTTCAATACAGGTGGATGTACCCGATCGAAAG GTATCTTATGGGATTGAAAGCTTCGGTGCGAAATAGAGCTTATCCCGAAGGTTCCATTGCTGAAGGGTACATAGTTTCAGAATGTCTTACATTTTGCTCCCGTTATTTTTCTGATGTGGAGACTATATTTTCCCGTCCTCTGAGGAATGATGGGAATATTCAAAaatggtacattttctcttctggAGGACGTCCAATTGGCACCATTAATACGAAGATATTGGATATGCGATATCTTACACAAGCAAACCGCTATGTTTTATTGCATAGCGATAAGTTATCACCATACCGTCA GGAATTTTTAGAGTCTGAGCGAGCTGTTTATGGTGGCATTCAAATTAGTAAATGCACAGAGGACAAATGGTTGGTTGAAAAGTTCCCAAGATGGCTTGCGAATAG ATTGCAGCAAGATTTCTTAGAACAAGTAAGAAGACTGTTGATCTTGATGATAAAGAGAAGATGA